cggaaacgaggtttaccgagtttccgcaagacaccctgcgcgagggtcgggatgaacctatcttccacgagcggctatggtagatgctttttctcccacctcagttaaacaaaataaagtaaaaatgtttttttcgctggaactcttttgtgcttagtaaaaataattgcgtacggatatgcggtaattcgtggttgtcatggatattcgcgcagtgattcagagtatgtaaatggtctgatcggtctataaatagttctaagaagagtaaagcattatttcttgaaaggtgcgttgaaaactgttttctagTGACAtctgaagcgagaaataattaactagcgttctaaatattgccacaagacaaggtttccatgatgcgctacagacgacagtattcaacaagggaggtaattacaatgtggtgaccataaaaagaagttccatacgggcattttatcttcgcccgtgggcaagataagaatttctagcatggttaaattaatggatctacttatctgaggtgggagaaaaagatTTCCAGCATGGTAAAAAATTGGATTTACTTTTCTCGGGTGTGAGAAATGTCCGTCCCGCCATATACGAAATGGCATAAATCAGCAACCAACATTTTTGGATGCTATTTGACAAACTCGAATTAAGTCACTTTGACTTCCTTCTTTTCATTACATATATTCTCAGTATGgagttttaaacttttaaagtaaaattatttaatatttgctaTACATATGCATTGTTGTCATAATCcttaattgttttgttcaatttgttgtaattatgaaatctttaattttaagaaaaaaaacccattttatatatttaatcgTTTCAGCATATGGCAAACACACGATCATCCGCGCGTGTTCCCGCTCTTCCTACGCCGAAGGGTGCACAGATGACATCGGGGCCGGCATGTTATGCTACTGTACCAGGGACCATTGCAATGTGGCGGGAAAACATGCGGCCAAATGGACATTGGTCAGCTTCGGACTGTTCCTTCCCTTTGTCCTGAAACTGACTCTTGGGACTATGTGATCAGCATTGACAATAAAAACCATTTGATTATAATTCCTTAACCAATTGTACCACATTTGTATCATATAGAAATTTGCACATGTATTGTACAACGTATTTTGTTATCGCTTCTAAactttatatatgaaataaattccaTTACCTGTAATACAAGGCAGAATATTCTCAAAAACACTGTACTGAAGTTTGAATTTGGAAATGAAACTCAATTGATAATATGACatttaatgtatatgtataattgCTATATCCGGTAAgatttaatttgataatattttattgcatgagatTTGACAATGAGAATACCAATGCAAAGTTCGACACAACATTTAAACCGActttataaaatctaaaatGCAAAGAGATTGGGCAACGAGTTTTGCAAACATCAGTTACGACCCTCTCCCGAAACGTCACATTCCATACCAAGAAAAAGTGTTtataagaaaaaacataaagaataatatataatgtatattgcATTGTTAAAGTGGAAAAAACACACCATAATACTGGATTTTGTAGAGAAAGACgtgtgagagagagagagagagagagagagagagagagagagagagagagagagagagagagagaagatGAGCTCCTGGTACCGATTGTTAATTTAGCTAAATCGTTGGGAAGTCTTAACACGTTGAACTtcattatatattgttaaagtGGAAAACACACACCATAATACTGG
This genomic stretch from Mya arenaria isolate MELC-2E11 chromosome 10, ASM2691426v1 harbors:
- the LOC128205343 gene encoding uncharacterized protein LOC128205343, which gives rise to MEKLFYFVLITAIFVSQWGVVHSVTCYTCLGCNDEFESPGVRSESGCVACTKSKSWGTYGKHTIIRACSRSSYAEGCTDDIGAGMLCYCTRDHCNVAGKHAAKWTLVSFGLFLPFVLKLTLGTM